In Phlebotomus papatasi isolate M1 chromosome 1, Ppap_2.1, whole genome shotgun sequence, the following proteins share a genomic window:
- the LOC129798373 gene encoding uncharacterized protein LOC129798373, which translates to MDWIENEETNTERSSSTSSTPNLIDPTQNKKILNTSAISVNLDNSSKCSQLVNNQDSLSDDEMSDFSLNESEDEENITGNGMQNCARSIHQRMIFSNGGTMIKNGQVVRKIFTNTRERWRQQNVSGAFAELRKLVPTHPPDKKLSKNEILRMAIRYIHLLTNVLEWQKQQEQKNENAENINNNSQQKSDRKCFSLGPVSVKSKISCRIANSSNLFHKIMSPNCVDKPINMVSGSLFGCNERCSIKTEFVENNVKESKQFNYEKFTDIQNLDKINIAENGIDVKPVKINFIPKSKTSKYKKKSGIQNKSNSNCEEEKED; encoded by the exons ATGGATTGGattgaaaatgaagaaacaaATACCGAAAGAAGTAGTTCAACTTCATCTACACCAAATCTAATAGATCCtacgcaaaataaaaaaatattgaatacaTCAGCAATTAGTGTTAACCTAGATAATTCATCAAAATGTTCTCAACTCGTCAATAATCAAGACTCATTATCGGACGACGAAATGTCCGACTTCTCCCTAAATGAATCCGAAGATGAAGAGAATATCACAGGAAATG GAATGCAAAATTGTGCTCGAAGCATTCATCAGCGGATGATTTTTTCAAATGGAGGGACTATGATAAAGAATGGTCAGGTTGTTAGAAAGATTTTCACAAACACAAGAGAAAGATGGAGACAACAAAATGTCTCAGGAGCATTTGCAGAACTGCGTAAATTAGTGCCAACACATCCACCAGataaaaaactatcaaaaaatgAAATACTTCGTATGGCTATCCG CTACATTCATCTTTTAACCAATGTTCTCGAATGGCAAAAGCAACAGGAACAAAAGAATGAAAATgctgaaaatattaataataactcACAACAAAAATCCGACAGGAAATGCTTTTCTTTAGGACCCGTTTCAGTGAAATCTAAAATATCCTGCAGAATTGCCAACTCCTCAAATTTATTCCATAAAATAATGTCACCAAATTGTGTTGATAAACCAATTAATATGGTTTCTGGGTCATTATTTGGTTGTAATGAAAGATGTTCTATTAAAACAGAATTTGTTGAAAACAATGTGAAGGAGTCAAAACAGttcaattatgaaaaatttacagATATTCAAAATCtagataaaattaatattgctGAAAATGGTATTGATGTGAAacctgtaaaaattaattttatacccAAATCGAAAACCAGTAAGTATAAAAAGAAAAGTGGAATACAGAATAAAAGTAATAGTAATTGCGAGGAAGAGAAGGAAGATTAA
- the LOC129798374 gene encoding uncharacterized protein LOC129798374, with protein MLEKRYSIMIMHLLIESNSRGKKIGKMAYIWINKYRLGLEKMTKWQEEYFLRAFVSTAICLYRRLYSIYCIHFENFHDNCWVKDDTFLNNNNECDPYFWNKHPHQGIKVRLSSTTVEKRTIQEDDKYIYVSTYTANANSLPGNEYWMKKISTNKDSTTVLASRSFISELHNPLVNRTMVSGKNLYIATDYGVKHLSDYCCEVLENNIF; from the exons ATGTTGGAAAAGAGGTATTCTATAATGATAATGCACTTGTTGATAGAGAGTAATTCACGGGGTAAGAAAATTGGCAAAATGGCTTATATCTGGATAAATAAATATCGTTTAGGACTAGAAAAAATGACTAAATGGCAAGAGGAATACTTTCTTCGAGCTTTTGTATCAACTGCAATATGTCTTTATAGACGCCTATATTCTATTTATTGCATCCACTTTGAAAATTTCCATGACAACTGTTGGGTTAAGGATGACACTTTCTTAAATAACAATAATGAATGCGATCCGTATTTTTGGAATAAACATCCGCATCAAGGGATTAAAGTAAGATTATCGTCCACGACTGTTGAGAAAAGAACAATACAAGAAGACGACAAATATATCTATGTTTCAACATATACAGCTAATGCAAATTCCCTGCCTGGAAATGAATATTGGATG aaaaaaatatcaacgaATAAGGACTCCACGACTGTATTAGCTTCTCGTAGCTTCATTTCTGAATTACATAATCCATTAGTTAATAGAACAATGGTTTCTGGAAAGAATTTATATATTGCAACTGACTACGGTGTAAAACATCTTTCAGATTATTGTTGCGAAGTattggaaaataatattttttaa
- the LOC129798372 gene encoding chitinase-3-like protein 1, translating into MRKVFLFIISFFTVVCPCLTATDTFFCYFATWATYRNGNGKVDIENIDVHLCTHVIYTFVGLSSSGDVKLLDSWHDISLGGLDRFINLKKKNPSLKLLVAMGGWNEGSTIYSNVANSPNLRSKMVSSVVNFCKKYGFDGFDLDWEYPGLRGGASTDRVAYIELLKALRTAFNNEGLILTTAVGASAHFLSSSYNAAEMVKHVHYILLMTYDLRSAYDGNTGQNSPLYSSSKESSSVSTYNVHSAVNAWIQAGANPSSLVLGIPLYGKSFTLANSNNNGLGARTTGPGPAGPYTETPGTLNYIEVCEKHLQGGWAIVWDNDQKVPYAYKGNEWIGYDNIDSVKEKTEYAISRNLAGVMIYSLEQDDIRGICGNGEYPLMSAIRSTLNNGGGMDPSTTTKEPSITTSTKSSSTSSAISTTTKSSSTSTILPPPSGTVCQDVGYARDPNKCNIFYRCEKNLQGGFKETQFDCGNLCFDLNRNVCNYCTSVTC; encoded by the exons atgagaaaagttttcttatttattatatCATTCTTTACAGTGGTTTGTCCTTGTTTAACTGCAACAg ATACATTCTTCTGTTATTTTGCAACATGGGCTACATATCGCAATGGGAATGGAAAAGTTGATATCGAGAATATTGATGTACATCTCTGTACCCACGTAATTTATACATTCGTAGGATTATCCTCTTCGGGAGATGTGAAATTATTGGATTCGTGGCATGATATAAGTTTAG GTGGACTGGACCGATTtattaatttgaagaaaaaaaatcctagtcTTAAACTACTAGTTGCTATGGGAGGTTGGAACGAGGGATCTACAATTTATTCTAATGTGGCTAACTCCCCTAATCTACGATCAAAAATGGTGTCGAGTGTAGTTAACTTTTGTAAAAAATACGGATTTGATGGATTTGATCTTGATTGGGAGTATCCAGGTCTTAGAGGTGGTGCATCTACTGACAGG GTCGCTTATATAGAACTCTTGAAAGCACTAAGAACTGCATTCAACAACGAAGGATTAATATTAACTACTGCTGTTGGAGCTTCTGCACATTTTCTTTCGTCATCTTATAATGCTGCAGAAATGGTCAA acaTGTTCACTACATTTTGCTTATGACCTATGATTTGCGTTCGGCATACGATGGTAATACAGGTCAAAATTCCCCACTCTACAGCAGTTCTAAGGAATCTTCTAGTGTTTCTACATATAATGtt CATTCAGCCGTAAATGCTTGGATACAAGCAGGTGCAAATCCTTCAAGCCTCGTACTAGGAATTCCTCTATATGGGAAATCATTTACTTTGGCAAATTCGAACAATAATGGTCTTGGTGCTCGTACAACAGGTCCAGGACCAGCTGGTCCTTATACTGAAACTCCGGGAACTCTTAATTACATTGag gTATGTGAGAAACATTTACAAGGGGGATGGGCGATTGTATGGGACAATGACCAAAAAGTACCTTACGCCTACAAGGGAAATGAATGGATTGGATATGATAATATTGATTCAGTGAAAGAAAAAACTGAATATGCAATATCTCGAAATCTTGCGGGAGTTATGATTTATTCTTTGGAACAAGATGATATTCGTGGTATTTGTGGGAATGGGGAATATCCCTTAATGTCTGCTATTAGAAGCACTCTTAACAATGGTGGGGGCATGGACCCATCAACAACGACCAAGGAACCCTCTATAACCACTTCTACGAAATCATCTTCTACGTCTTCAGCAATATCAACGACTACTAAGTCATCTTCTACTTCAACTATATTGCCACCGCCAAGTGGTACGGTATGTCAGGACGTTGGATATGCACGAGATCCAAATAAATGCAACATCTTCTACCGTTGTGAGAAAAATCTACA AGGTGGGTTTAAAGAAACCCAATTCGATTGTGGAAACCTGTGCTTCGACCTGAATAGAAATGTGTGTAACTATTGTACTTCAGTAACTTGTTAa